Genomic window (Candidatus Bathyarchaeota archaeon):
CTTCTCACCGCTGACAGCATATTAAACAAAGAAAAACTGAAAAGTTGGAGTTTTATGAGAACACAGAGAACGATGATTCGCCTGTATCTTCTTGCTGTTGTTTCTTGTTGAAATCATCAATCTTCTTGGTGATTTCCGCAACCTTATCCGCATTGCCCAACATCTTATGCGCTTCACGAGCATTCTCCAACGCACTGATGCCGTAACGCTCAAAACCCTTCGCAAAAGAAATATCCGCAGACTTCGTGAAAAACTCCACAGCCTTCTCAGGCTCCTTCAGCGCAGAGCTACACTCACCAGCTTTATAATACATTTCTGCAGAACCAAAAAAATTCTGCCCCTTATAGTAAAGCTGAGCAACCTTCTCAAAAAGCTCCACAGCCTCTTTGTACTTGCCGCTTTCCATCAACGAATTAGCATCTTTATGCAACTTAATCGGGTCTTCTTTAACACTCATCAACTATCACTGGCAAAATACTTGAGAAAACTAACATTTAGAACTTTCCCCCAAACAAAACACAAAAACAACCACACTTTTTATACTAGCCCCCAGAAATAATAACCCCAAAAACAACAACCCCGTGAAACAAATGCAATACACCCCAAACCCAGCCCAAAAAATCGCACTAGCCACAATATTCGCAACACTCGTATTCATCGTCACATCACAAATCCCCCCCATACCCATCCCAGCCACATCAGGCTACTTCAACGTAGGAGAAACAACCATCTACATTGCAGCACTCCTCTTTGGACCACTCGTCGGCGCACTCTCAGGAGGAATCGGCGCAGCACTATCAGACATATACTTGGGCTACGCACCATTCGCACCAGGAACACTACTAATCAAAGGCATAGAAGGCGCAATCGTCGGCTACCTCAACATCAAACTCAAAAAACACATCAAAAACACAACTACACGCGCAATCATCGCCATCACCATCGGCGGACTAGAAATGGTCGCAGGATACTTCCTCTACGAACGATTCATCATTGGCTTATCACTCAGCGTTGCCCTAGCAGAAGTCCCCATAAACTTGGGCCAAATGCTCATCGGCTTAATAATCGCCATCCCCATAATGCATGCAGTAATGCGCTTCTTCCCACAACTTAAAAACCAACAATAACAGAGAAATAAACCATGAAACTCCCACCAGGAAAAATCCCCATAGACATCCTAAAAGAAGTCGTATTCAAAAACCTAGGCGCCCCAAGAAACGAAGTCATACTCGGACCAGCAGCAGGACTAGACGGCGCAATATTAGAAGTCGGCAACAAAAACGCCATAATCTCCATGGACCCCATCACAGGCGCAGTAGAACACATCGGCTGGGAAGCCATCAACATAAATGCCAACGACATCGCAACCTTCGGCGTGGAACCAGCATTTTTCTTCTCATGCATCATGCTCCCAGAAAACGCTGACACAAAAATCGTTGAAACCATAAGCACCCAAATGCACAACGCAGCAAAACAACTCGGAATAGCCATTGTCGGCGGACACTGCGAATCAACCCCAGGCCTAGCAAATCCGATTGTAGTCGGCTGCATGATGGGCTTAACAGAAAAAGGCAAATACGTCACAGCCGCAGGAGCAAAAACAGGCGACAAACTAATTTTAACCAAAAGCGCAGGAATCGAGGGCACAGCCATCCTAGCAACAGACCGCCAAGAACAACTATCCAAAACCTTCAACCCCACAATTCTGGAAAGTGCCAAAGCCTTCTACAACCAAATCAGCGTAGTAAAAGACGCACTAACAGCCTACAAAACAGGCGGAGTACACGCCATGCACGACCCAACCGAAGGAGGCATCCTAAACGGAATACATGAAATGGCAGACGCTGCAGGCTTGGGTGCACGAATTTTTGAGGATAAAATTACCGTTGAACCTGAAACCGCGAAAATCTGCAGGTTCTACGAAATTGACCCTCTCCAACTGATAAGCTCAGGCGCACTGCTAATAGCCGCTGAACCAGACGGAGCAGACAAAATAATCAACAGCTTAAGCAATGAGCACATTTACGCCAACATCATAGGCGAATTTAACCCAAACCCAAACAAGCGCCTACTGATGCATGCTGATGATTCGGCGGAGATACTGCCAAGACCTGTCTCAGACCATCTTTGGATTGCGTTGTCGCGTTGAACCGTTCCTAAAACCGTTAAGCGGTACCTGCAAGCACCAGTAAAGGAAGAAAACAGGATAAAAAAACACATAACGATACATATGCGAGTAGACTAAACCGCTTTTAACCTCACCTTTGGCTTGCTCAAAACCATTTTTCAAGTTCCAATTCTCTGGCGGCTTATAATGCAAACAATAGATGTCGCTGCTAACCGCAACGCCATAGCCATGTGCCTTAATCCACTTTACAATGAACGCGTCTTCATAAACATGCAAATGCTCAGGAATCTTGATGCCTTCGACAGCTTTTCGCAAAATCAACGTATCATGCATTCCACCGCGCAAATAGAAACATTGTCTTGCAACAATACTCTGCAAAGCAAGAACCCGCCTATTTTTCACGTTGGGCAGAACATCAATGTTTAAACCCCAAACAGCCCCCACATTATCGGTCAAATCTGGCTGTGCTTTTTTGAACCAGTCCCTGCAAAGTATGACGTCGCTGTCAACAAACATGAACCATTCCGTGGTTACTTTACGTATGCCTTCTGTTCGCGCCTTAGCCCTTGAACCCTCCATCTGAAACAGCAAAACATTACCGTACTTACGATTGAATTTCTCCAAGATGGCAAGGGTGTGGTCAGTTGAGAATCCATCAATGACTATTAGGTTTTTTATGGGCACGTTTCGGTAGACTGAAGCCAAGCACTTATCGAGCAAATGTTCACTGTTTTTTGTCAGCAGTACTACGTCAACTTGTTGCATACGTGCCCTCGAATTAATCATTGTTTTTGTTATAAGTTAGCGATAGCTTAAAAACCTGAACCCAAGCCAATTTTATTTAAGCAATTGGTAAATCGAGTAGGCAGCGTAGAAACCGTAAGCCAACAATAATTTGCCAATAAGCCGTGGGCTCCCAATCTTTAATGCTTCAGCAACCAAGCCTAAGCTGCCCTCCAAAGTCCACACATAACTAGGTCTAAAGTGGATGCAGAACGGCACGTAGCAAGCAACCACACGATAACCTTTGTTCTCTATCCAATCCTTAATGTGTGCATCTTCAAAAACATGAAGACTCGAAGGTATCTTAATGTCCTTAACAGCGCTTGTTAGAATCAATGTGTCATGGGTACCGCCTCGAACATCAAAAATCTTGCGTGTAACCAAGAGAAAAAGCTTCAAAGTATTTTTGTGTTTAATTGTCGACCAAACTTCAATTCCCCAAACAGCCCCAACATCAGGTGTTACAAATTTTTGCGCTTTTTTATACCAATCTTTGCAGAGGACAACATCGCTGTCCACAAACAAAAACCAGTCCGTACTTACTTGACTTATGCCTTTTTGGCGGGCAGTGGCACGGGTGCCGCTGTCAAAGATTATTTTTACGTTGTGGTATTTGTTGTTGAATTGGTTTAGAATTTGAAGGGTTTTGTCTGTTGAGTAGCCGTCCACCACTATAAGTTTGCCGACTGGTACATTCTGATAGATTGACTCTACACATTCTTTTAGCATCCTTTGGCTGTTTTTAGTTAACAGCACAACGTCAACTGAGCCATCCATAGCCAACCACGTGAACTTACGTAACCACTATCTTAACTGTTAACCCCATTAATAATAAGCAGGCTGTTAAAGGTTCTTTTGCAACACACGCCAAGTAAGCATTAACTTTAGACAGACAACAAAGAAATTAGAACTTGCTTTGTCAAAACCAAGCATCATTTAAAAGGTGAAATAGGCTTAAAGTTAAATATCGGTTTTTAGTAGTTCGAAGCTCAATTAATATACATAGTTAGGGACAAGTGAAACGAGTTGACTTCAAGTTTAGGTAAAGTTGCATCCATAGCGAGACGTTCACTTGCCCCGGGCAAACCTCATCATGCTCAGTGGTTGATTACTAGGAAATGTAACTATAGGTGTGTTGGCTGTAACGTCTGGAAAGAACAGGACAAAAATGAGCTTTCAACGGATGAGGTGATTAAGGGATTAGACATCTTAAAGGACGTGGGCATAGTTGAGCTTGTAATCTCTGGCGGAGACCCCTTGCTCAGAAAGGATATCGACGAGATAATCGAGCATGCTTCAAAACTGTTTGTAACCACAGTGTATGATAATGGTAGCATGGCTGCAAAAAAAATTGATGCCTTACGAAAAGTTGATTTTGCGGCAATCTCCATTGACAGTCTTGATGAAGCCAAGAACGATTACATTAAATCTGTGCCGGGCGCTTGGAAGAGTGCCATGAATGCCGTGGAAGTTCTTAAGAAAGAAGGAGTTAATGTTGCGGTTACGCCGACGATTTCGCAAAAGAACCTCTATGAAATTGTTGATATCACCAAATATTTTACGGGCAAGGGGATTCTAGTCTGGTACTGCCTTTACTCTTACGACTGTTCTGCAGACCAAAACCAACTATTTCGTATTGGAAAAGTGAATGATGAGTTTGTTATAACAGATACGCAAGCCATGGTAGAACTCTGCGATACGTTAAACGAGATGAGAAAAAAGAATAAGCGAATTCTCATGACAGACAACCTGTTTAAAGCATTAAGAAGCCTTTTTGCTGAGGAAAAAAGAACATGGAAATGCCAAGCGTTAAAAAACTTTTTAGTTGTCGACCACTTGGGCAGAATCGCAGGTTGCCATAACGTCAATTTTGCTGGTTCCATTTTTGATTTGCCAAAGAAATGGAAAAGTAAACAATTCGATGAATTACGAAAGACCTATCATGAGTGTACTCAATGCAATTATTTGTGCTATGTATGCTACTCGTTGCATGGTAGTCCGAGGGGTCACTTGTCATTAGCCAGAGATCAGTGGAAAAACACGAAGTTGCTGTTCAAAGATTAGACTTCTAAGTTTGGAACA
Coding sequences:
- a CDS encoding glycosyltransferase family 2 protein, producing MDGSVDVVLLTKNSQRMLKECVESIYQNVPVGKLIVVDGYSTDKTLQILNQFNNKYHNVKIIFDSGTRATARQKGISQVSTDWFLFVDSDVVLCKDWYKKAQKFVTPDVGAVWGIEVWSTIKHKNTLKLFLLVTRKIFDVRGGTHDTLILTSAVKDIKIPSSLHVFEDAHIKDWIENKGYRVVACYVPFCIHFRPSYVWTLEGSLGLVAEALKIGSPRLIGKLLLAYGFYAAYSIYQLLK
- a CDS encoding AIR synthase family protein, with the protein product MKLPPGKIPIDILKEVVFKNLGAPRNEVILGPAAGLDGAILEVGNKNAIISMDPITGAVEHIGWEAININANDIATFGVEPAFFFSCIMLPENADTKIVETISTQMHNAAKQLGIAIVGGHCESTPGLANPIVVGCMMGLTEKGKYVTAAGAKTGDKLILTKSAGIEGTAILATDRQEQLSKTFNPTILESAKAFYNQISVVKDALTAYKTGGVHAMHDPTEGGILNGIHEMADAAGLGARIFEDKITVEPETAKICRFYEIDPLQLISSGALLIAAEPDGADKIINSLSNEHIYANIIGEFNPNPNKRLLMHADDSAEILPRPVSDHLWIALSR
- a CDS encoding ECF transporter S component, coding for MQYTPNPAQKIALATIFATLVFIVTSQIPPIPIPATSGYFNVGETTIYIAALLFGPLVGALSGGIGAALSDIYLGYAPFAPGTLLIKGIEGAIVGYLNIKLKKHIKNTTTRAIIAITIGGLEMVAGYFLYERFIIGLSLSVALAEVPINLGQMLIGLIIAIPIMHAVMRFFPQLKNQQ
- a CDS encoding tetratricopeptide repeat protein, which codes for MSVKEDPIKLHKDANSLMESGKYKEAVELFEKVAQLYYKGQNFFGSAEMYYKAGECSSALKEPEKAVEFFTKSADISFAKGFERYGISALENAREAHKMLGNADKVAEITKKIDDFNKKQQQEDTGESSFSVFS
- a CDS encoding radical SAM protein, which codes for MTSSLGKVASIARRSLAPGKPHHAQWLITRKCNYRCVGCNVWKEQDKNELSTDEVIKGLDILKDVGIVELVISGGDPLLRKDIDEIIEHASKLFVTTVYDNGSMAAKKIDALRKVDFAAISIDSLDEAKNDYIKSVPGAWKSAMNAVEVLKKEGVNVAVTPTISQKNLYEIVDITKYFTGKGILVWYCLYSYDCSADQNQLFRIGKVNDEFVITDTQAMVELCDTLNEMRKKNKRILMTDNLFKALRSLFAEEKRTWKCQALKNFLVVDHLGRIAGCHNVNFAGSIFDLPKKWKSKQFDELRKTYHECTQCNYLCYVCYSLHGSPRGHLSLARDQWKNTKLLFKD
- a CDS encoding glycosyltransferase family 2 protein translates to MQQVDVVLLTKNSEHLLDKCLASVYRNVPIKNLIVIDGFSTDHTLAILEKFNRKYGNVLLFQMEGSRAKARTEGIRKVTTEWFMFVDSDVILCRDWFKKAQPDLTDNVGAVWGLNIDVLPNVKNRRVLALQSIVARQCFYLRGGMHDTLILRKAVEGIKIPEHLHVYEDAFIVKWIKAHGYGVAVSSDIYCLHYKPPENWNLKNGFEQAKGEVKSGLVYSHMYRYVFFYPVFFLYWCLQVPLNGFRNGSTRQRNPKMV